From the genome of Oncorhynchus kisutch isolate 150728-3 unplaced genomic scaffold, Okis_V2 Okis09a-Okis19a_hom, whole genome shotgun sequence, one region includes:
- the LOC116360575 gene encoding microsomal glutathione S-transferase 1-like produces the protein MAELTHMIDSEVFLAFSTYATIVVLKMMLMSPMTGYFRITRKAFANQEDTSLASSTGDKKKLVRVDPDVERVRRCHQNDLENIIPFVVIGLLYTLTGPDLSTALLHFRVFVGSRLFHTVAYILPLPQPSRAVTFLIGLVTTSSMASRVLMTALYL, from the exons ATGGCAGAGCTAACTCATATGATAGACAGCGAGGTGTTCCTGGCCTTCTCTACCTACGCCACTATCGTCGTCCTCAAGATGATGCTGATGTCTCCTATGACTGGATACTTCCGCATCACGAGAAAG GCATTTGCTAACCAGGAGGACACCAGTCTGGCCTCCTCGACAGGGGACAAGAAGAAGCTGGTCAGGGTGGATCCTGATGTGGAGAGAGTACGAAG aTGCCACCAGAACGACCTGGAGAACATAATTCCGTTCGTAGTGATTGGTCTGCTGTATACCCTGACGGGGCCCGACCTCTCCACTGCTCTGCTCCACTTCCGGGTGTTTGTTGGTTCCAGGCTCTTCCACACGGTGGCCTACATCCTCCCCCTGCCCCAGCCCAGTAGAGCTGTGACCTTCCTCATCGGACTGGTCACCACCAGCTCTATGGCCTCTAGGGTTCTGATGACTGCGCTTTATCTGTAG